A single genomic interval of Pueribacillus theae harbors:
- a CDS encoding three component ABC system middle component, which yields MREVNYRNNDYYSNDSFNNEVLGLIAIYYVLKHAHKMSSAKVMLILPLAFHNNIVRYINDSRTDVKSIDQLIIKKPEFFSNFNERFYSMLEISANSTLILAAMNLISIQEDGMIVLKDSDENLLLESTKKKDIGIRAFNIVKASKGIGELLNQRKENLYLQLRVEI from the coding sequence TTGAGGGAAGTAAATTACAGAAATAACGATTATTATTCAAATGATTCCTTTAACAATGAAGTATTGGGATTGATAGCAATATACTATGTGTTAAAACATGCTCATAAAATGAGTAGTGCTAAAGTTATGTTAATTTTACCATTAGCTTTTCATAACAATATTGTTAGATATATAAATGATTCAAGAACAGATGTTAAAAGTATAGATCAGTTAATAATAAAAAAACCAGAATTTTTTTCGAATTTTAATGAAAGATTCTATTCAATGCTAGAAATATCAGCTAATTCAACACTTATATTAGCTGCTATGAATCTAATTTCAATTCAAGAAGATGGAATGATTGTTTTGAAGGATAGTGACGAGAATTTGCTGTTAGAAAGCACAAAAAAAAAAGATATAGGAATAAGAGCGTTTAATATAGTAAAAGCCTCTAAAGGTATTGGAGAACTACTAAATCAAAGGAAAGAAAATTTATATTTACAATTAAGGGTGGAAATATGA